The Streptomyces rimosus genomic interval CCGCTCCGGCCGGATCCCTTGGAACGCGATCCGCGACGACACTGAGACCGCCGCCGAGCCGGTCGCCTTCACCAGTGTCGTCGACTTCCAGCAGGCGCAGCTCGAGGCGGCCCGCGCCTACCGGCTGGACCGTCAGGCGGGCCAGCCGGCTCGCATCGAGCTGTTCTGCGAGACCGCGGGCATGGTGCCGCAGCTGGCGGCCGTCGCCGAGCCGTTCGGTGTGCCGTGCTACTCGGGCTCCGGCTGCAACAGCCTGCCCGGCAAACGCGGCGCCGCCCACCGCGCCGCCGAAGGCGGGCATGCCGCGGTCCACGGCCGTGGCGACCCAGATGATGTCCTCGGCCAGCCGCAGCAGGACGAACGCCAACTCCGGGTCCGCGTCCGCCCGCCCGGCGGCCGCGGCGCCGCCACCCGTCTGCAGCGCCAGGAGGTAGTCGAACCCCAGTTCCACATGGGCACGGCCTGAACGCCATGGCGCCCCGGGCCGGGAGGTCCGGGGCGCTGTTGTCTGCCGGGTCAGGCCAGGAGGAACGCGGCGGCGGTGATGGCGCCGCAGGACGCGCCGGCTACGGTCTGTGCGATGGTGTGGTAGGCCAGCGTGACCCGGGACCAGCACACCGCGAGGGTGAGCAGGTAGGCCAGTAGCCACCAGGGGGAGTGCACGACGGCGAGCAGGGCGGGGACCGCGGAGGCTACGGCGGAGTCCACGGAGATCTTCCAGACCGTGTTGACGGCCAGGAGGACCACGGTCATGGCCCACAGGGCGAGCATGGCGACGAGGATGCCGGTTGGGGCGTGGCCGAGGACCATGACGAGCGCCCCGAGCCCGACGGACGTCAGGATCACCAGGAAGATGGGGCCGCGCTTCGTACGGTCGACGACGTGCCGGTCACCCCAGGTACCGCGCTTGCGCTGCCACTCGATGTACCCGGCCGGGACGATACCGGCGCACAGCGCGCCGAGCAGGCCCCACGGCAGGCCGGTCCAGTCGCCCGCGGCCGCCCAGCCGATGCCCGACATGCCCGCCACGAGGACGTTGCGGGGCTGAAGCGTGTCGGTCACGGCGCGCGCGGCCGTCGTGGTCGAAGCGGTGGTCGTCATACATTTGTCTCCGCGGTGTTGAGCAGGTCCTGCACTTGTGTGCCTAATAGTGGCGGGGTGGTGCTCCCTGCGCGGCCACCGGGGGCATCCTCGTATCCGGGAGAGCCGCTGGTGCTGCGGCGCAGACACCTGATGCGGCTGCGCCGCCGCTTGTCAGCACGATCGCCGTCAGCCCGTAGCGACCCTGGACCTGGAGACGGGCCGGTCCACCATCGTTCGCTGACCGGGGGGAAGGTGCCGACTCACGCGAAAGGTCCTGCGCCTTTGCAGTTCGTGTTCCGGGTGCCTTGCACCCGCTGCGCCACACAGCCCGACGTAAGCGCATGCCAGAGCCCCCGCCATCAGGACACCGGCGTGAGAAGGCAACGGACGCTGAGCCGCGAGTCGGCACCCTGGTCGATGTCGGCGTCCAGGACATCAGCCTCCTGGACGAGCCCGAAGCCGACCGCTGTCCGACCGGCGCCCCGCTCCAGGCGGCCGAGCAGTCCTTCAGCGGCCTCTTCTTCCAAATCACGGGCCTGTAGGGGCGCGCCTCCGCTCAGGACCGCGGCGCGCGGCGTCA includes:
- a CDS encoding phosphatase PAP2 family protein; the encoded protein is MTTTASTTTAARAVTDTLQPRNVLVAGMSGIGWAAAGDWTGLPWGLLGALCAGIVPAGYIEWQRKRGTWGDRHVVDRTKRGPIFLVILTSVGLGALVMVLGHAPTGILVAMLALWAMTVVLLAVNTVWKISVDSAVASAVPALLAVVHSPWWLLAYLLTLAVCWSRVTLAYHTIAQTVAGASCGAITAAAFLLA